A stretch of Malus sylvestris chromosome 11, drMalSylv7.2, whole genome shotgun sequence DNA encodes these proteins:
- the LOC126589200 gene encoding ubiquitin-conjugating enzyme E2 variant 1D-like isoform X3 has product MTIGSAGSSIVVPRNFRLLEELERGEKGIGDGTVSYGMDDGDDIYMCSWTGTIIGPLNDAYTNLSFSATKIILRSHQLYDFIHESKWLVSTMKLVEAKKFGILANWQREFTMENILMQLKKEMAASYNRKLAQPPEGRGQSRCNATPKVRWIR; this is encoded by the exons ATGACGATTGGTTCTGCCGGATCCAGCATCGTTG TGCCGCGAAATTTTAGGTTGCTGGAAGAGCTCGAGCGTGGAGAGAAGGGTATAGGAGATGGAACTGTAAGCTATGGAATGGATGATGGAGATGACATTTACATGTGCTCTTGGACGGGTACCATAATTGGTCCACTCAAT GACGCATATACCAACTTAAGCTTTTCTGCGACAAAGATTATCCTGAGAAGCCACCAATTGTACGATTTCATACACGAATCAAAATGGCTTGTGTCAACCATGAAACTG GTTGAAGCAAAGAAGTTTGGAATTCTGGCAAATTGGCAGCGGGAGTTCACCATGGAAAACATACTGATGCAGCTGAAGAAGGAAATGGCAGCCTCATACAACCGGAAGCTTGCCCAACCACCAGAAG GAAGAGGGCAATCCAGATGTAACGCCACTCCCAAGGTCAGATGGATAAGATAA
- the LOC126589200 gene encoding ubiquitin-conjugating enzyme E2 variant 1D-like isoform X5 → MTIGSAGSSIVVPRNFRLLEELERGEKGIGDGTVSYGMDDGDDIYMCSWTGTIIGPLNTVHEGRIYQLKLFCDKDYPEKPPIVEAKKFGILANWQREFTMENILMQLKKEMAASYNRKLAQPPEGRGQSRCNATPKVRWIR, encoded by the exons ATGACGATTGGTTCTGCCGGATCCAGCATCGTTG TGCCGCGAAATTTTAGGTTGCTGGAAGAGCTCGAGCGTGGAGAGAAGGGTATAGGAGATGGAACTGTAAGCTATGGAATGGATGATGGAGATGACATTTACATGTGCTCTTGGACGGGTACCATAATTGGTCCACTCAAT ACTGTTCATGAAGGACGCATATACCAACTTAAGCTTTTCTGCGACAAAGATTATCCTGAGAAGCCACCAATT GTTGAAGCAAAGAAGTTTGGAATTCTGGCAAATTGGCAGCGGGAGTTCACCATGGAAAACATACTGATGCAGCTGAAGAAGGAAATGGCAGCCTCATACAACCGGAAGCTTGCCCAACCACCAGAAG GAAGAGGGCAATCCAGATGTAACGCCACTCCCAAGGTCAGATGGATAAGATAA
- the LOC126589200 gene encoding ubiquitin-conjugating enzyme E2 variant 1D-like isoform X1, with protein sequence MTIGSAGSSIVVPRNFRLLEELERGEKGIGDGTVSYGMDDGDDIYMCSWTGTIIGPLNTVHEGRIYQLKLFCDKDYPEKPPIVRFHTRIKMACVNHETGVVEAKKFGILANWQREFTMENILMQLKKEMAASYNRKLAQPPEGRGQSRCNATPKVRWIR encoded by the exons ATGACGATTGGTTCTGCCGGATCCAGCATCGTTG TGCCGCGAAATTTTAGGTTGCTGGAAGAGCTCGAGCGTGGAGAGAAGGGTATAGGAGATGGAACTGTAAGCTATGGAATGGATGATGGAGATGACATTTACATGTGCTCTTGGACGGGTACCATAATTGGTCCACTCAAT ACTGTTCATGAAGGACGCATATACCAACTTAAGCTTTTCTGCGACAAAGATTATCCTGAGAAGCCACCAATTGTACGATTTCATACACGAATCAAAATGGCTTGTGTCAACCATGAAACTGGTGTG GTTGAAGCAAAGAAGTTTGGAATTCTGGCAAATTGGCAGCGGGAGTTCACCATGGAAAACATACTGATGCAGCTGAAGAAGGAAATGGCAGCCTCATACAACCGGAAGCTTGCCCAACCACCAGAAG GAAGAGGGCAATCCAGATGTAACGCCACTCCCAAGGTCAGATGGATAAGATAA
- the LOC126589200 gene encoding ubiquitin-conjugating enzyme E2 variant 1D-like isoform X2 codes for MTIGSAGSSIVVPRNFRLLEELERGEKGIGDGTVSYGMDDGDDIYMCSWTGTIIGPLNTVHEGRIYQLKLFCDKDYPEKPPIVRFHTRIKMACVNHETGVVEAKKFGILANWQREFTMENILMQLKKEMAASYNRKLAQPPEEGNPDVTPLPRSDG; via the exons ATGACGATTGGTTCTGCCGGATCCAGCATCGTTG TGCCGCGAAATTTTAGGTTGCTGGAAGAGCTCGAGCGTGGAGAGAAGGGTATAGGAGATGGAACTGTAAGCTATGGAATGGATGATGGAGATGACATTTACATGTGCTCTTGGACGGGTACCATAATTGGTCCACTCAAT ACTGTTCATGAAGGACGCATATACCAACTTAAGCTTTTCTGCGACAAAGATTATCCTGAGAAGCCACCAATTGTACGATTTCATACACGAATCAAAATGGCTTGTGTCAACCATGAAACTGGTGTG GTTGAAGCAAAGAAGTTTGGAATTCTGGCAAATTGGCAGCGGGAGTTCACCATGGAAAACATACTGATGCAGCTGAAGAAGGAAATGGCAGCCTCATACAACCGGAAGCTTGCCCAACCACCAGAAG AGGGCAATCCAGATGTAACGCCACTCCCAAGGTCAGATGGATAA
- the LOC126589200 gene encoding ubiquitin-conjugating enzyme E2 variant 1D-like isoform X4, which yields MTIGSAGSSIVVPRNFRLLEELERGEKGIGDGTVSYGMDDGDDIYMCSWTGTIIGPLNTVHEGRIYQLKLFCDKDYPEKPPIVRFHTRIKMACVNHETGVVEAKKFGILANWQREFTMENILMQLKKEMAASYNRKLAQPPEGLTKRSGA from the exons ATGACGATTGGTTCTGCCGGATCCAGCATCGTTG TGCCGCGAAATTTTAGGTTGCTGGAAGAGCTCGAGCGTGGAGAGAAGGGTATAGGAGATGGAACTGTAAGCTATGGAATGGATGATGGAGATGACATTTACATGTGCTCTTGGACGGGTACCATAATTGGTCCACTCAAT ACTGTTCATGAAGGACGCATATACCAACTTAAGCTTTTCTGCGACAAAGATTATCCTGAGAAGCCACCAATTGTACGATTTCATACACGAATCAAAATGGCTTGTGTCAACCATGAAACTGGTGTG GTTGAAGCAAAGAAGTTTGGAATTCTGGCAAATTGGCAGCGGGAGTTCACCATGGAAAACATACTGATGCAGCTGAAGAAGGAAATGGCAGCCTCATACAACCGGAAGCTTGCCCAACCACCAGAAG GTTTAACAAAAAGAAGTGGTGCTTAA
- the LOC126589200 gene encoding ubiquitin-conjugating enzyme E2 variant 1D-like isoform X6 — protein MTIGSAGSSIVVPRNFRLLEELERGEKGIGDGTVSYGMDDGDDIYMCSWTGTIIGPLNDAYTNLSFSATKIILRSHQLYDFIHESKWLVSTMKLVEAKKFGILANWQREFTMENILMQLKKEMAASYNRKLAQPPEGTYY, from the exons ATGACGATTGGTTCTGCCGGATCCAGCATCGTTG TGCCGCGAAATTTTAGGTTGCTGGAAGAGCTCGAGCGTGGAGAGAAGGGTATAGGAGATGGAACTGTAAGCTATGGAATGGATGATGGAGATGACATTTACATGTGCTCTTGGACGGGTACCATAATTGGTCCACTCAAT GACGCATATACCAACTTAAGCTTTTCTGCGACAAAGATTATCCTGAGAAGCCACCAATTGTACGATTTCATACACGAATCAAAATGGCTTGTGTCAACCATGAAACTG GTTGAAGCAAAGAAGTTTGGAATTCTGGCAAATTGGCAGCGGGAGTTCACCATGGAAAACATACTGATGCAGCTGAAGAAGGAAATGGCAGCCTCATACAACCGGAAGCTTGCCCAACCACCAGAAGGTACATACTACTAA
- the LOC126589200 gene encoding ubiquitin-conjugating enzyme E2 variant 1D-like isoform X7: MTIGSAGSSIVVPRNFRLLEELERGEKGIGDGTVSYGMDDGDDIYMCSWTGTIIGPLNTVHEGRIYQLKLFCDKDYPEKPPIVEAKKFGILANWQREFTMENILMQLKKEMAASYNRKLAQPPEGTYY; this comes from the exons ATGACGATTGGTTCTGCCGGATCCAGCATCGTTG TGCCGCGAAATTTTAGGTTGCTGGAAGAGCTCGAGCGTGGAGAGAAGGGTATAGGAGATGGAACTGTAAGCTATGGAATGGATGATGGAGATGACATTTACATGTGCTCTTGGACGGGTACCATAATTGGTCCACTCAAT ACTGTTCATGAAGGACGCATATACCAACTTAAGCTTTTCTGCGACAAAGATTATCCTGAGAAGCCACCAATT GTTGAAGCAAAGAAGTTTGGAATTCTGGCAAATTGGCAGCGGGAGTTCACCATGGAAAACATACTGATGCAGCTGAAGAAGGAAATGGCAGCCTCATACAACCGGAAGCTTGCCCAACCACCAGAAGGTACATACTACTAA